A genomic stretch from Hypnocyclicus thermotrophus includes:
- a CDS encoding DUF1934 domain-containing protein: MNIKLKISTFDSFNEKTENIFNGTKTINNGIIKYTYNDEFGVNKIFLKNDSIKIFRKGKINSKLILELNKHTQFSYSSSYINKIFKISTKKIETLEKDIKLVYSIYDDSELVNNITIHIKEL, translated from the coding sequence ATGAATATAAAATTAAAAATTTCTACATTTGATAGTTTTAACGAAAAAACAGAAAATATTTTCAATGGTACTAAAACTATTAATAATGGTATTATAAAATATACTTATAATGATGAATTTGGTGTAAATAAAATATTTTTAAAAAATGATAGTATAAAAATATTTAGAAAGGGTAAAATAAATAGTAAACTTATTTTAGAGCTTAATAAACATACTCAATTTAGTTATTCGAGCTCATATATAAATAAAATATTTAAAATTTCAACAAAAAAAATTGAAACACTTGAAAAAGATATAAAATTAGTGTATTCTATATATGATGATTCAGAATTAGTAAATAATATTACAATTCACATAAAAGAATTATAA
- a CDS encoding 23S rRNA (pseudouridine(1915)-N(3))-methyltransferase RlmH, whose protein sequence is MEVNLICVGKIKEKYINNGIDEFTKRLKPFCKFKIIELKERGNDNNRDDSIKKECVDIQKILEKLKGYTVLLDVSGEHISSEKMSKKIEGLTVNGVSRINFIIGGSYGVNDSIRSISNYRLSFSKMTFPHQLMRLLFLEQLYRWFSITNNIKYHK, encoded by the coding sequence ATAGAAGTAAATTTGATTTGTGTTGGCAAAATAAAAGAAAAATATATAAATAATGGAATTGATGAATTTACAAAAAGATTAAAACCCTTTTGTAAATTTAAAATTATAGAATTAAAAGAAAGAGGCAATGATAATAATCGAGATGACTCTATAAAAAAAGAATGTGTTGATATACAAAAAATTCTAGAAAAACTAAAAGGTTACACAGTTTTATTAGATGTTTCTGGAGAGCATATTTCATCGGAAAAAATGTCAAAAAAAATTGAAGGACTTACTGTTAATGGAGTAAGTAGAATCAATTTCATCATTGGCGGTTCATATGGTGTTAATGACAGTATTAGGTCTATTTCAAATTATAGACTTAGTTTTTCCAAAATGACATTCCCGCATCAATTAATGCGTTTACTTTTTTTAGAGCAATTATATAGATGGTTTTCTATAACTAATAATATTAAATATCATAAGTGA